One genomic window of Bacteroidota bacterium includes the following:
- the galE gene encoding UDP-glucose 4-epimerase GalE gives MKILITGGAGYIGSHTIVDVLEKTSWEIISADNFLRSAEKTFERIKNITGKEIKNYNIDLCDLEKTKTIFSENSDINGVIHFAALKSVPESVKNPALYFHNNNDSLKNIFACLKEFGVRNFIFSSSCSVYGNISTLPVNEETPKRRAQSPYGSTKQMGEQLLTKFSRENPEFSSIALRYFNPVGAHVSGLIGEVPFGKPDNIVPSIMQKAIGLSKEFSIFGDDYNTRDGTCIRDYVHVSDIAHAHVLALNYLFEKRNKSNYEIFNLGTGKGVTVLEALKAFNRVSGKKLRYDIAPRRKGDVEAIYSDSSKAEKLLGWKPQYNIEQMMESAWKWQLNQSAINSRQSTT, from the coding sequence ATGAAAATCCTCATTACAGGCGGAGCAGGATACATTGGCTCGCACACAATCGTTGATGTGCTGGAAAAAACTTCCTGGGAAATAATTTCAGCCGATAATTTTTTACGCTCTGCCGAAAAAACTTTTGAACGGATAAAAAATATCACGGGAAAAGAAATTAAAAACTACAACATTGATTTATGCGATTTGGAAAAAACAAAAACTATTTTTTCAGAAAACAGCGATATAAACGGAGTGATTCATTTTGCCGCGCTGAAATCAGTTCCCGAATCGGTTAAAAACCCGGCTTTATATTTTCACAACAACAACGATTCGCTTAAAAATATTTTCGCCTGCCTGAAAGAATTCGGAGTGCGCAATTTTATTTTCTCCTCTTCCTGCTCGGTTTACGGAAACATTTCAACACTTCCGGTGAATGAAGAAACGCCCAAGCGAAGAGCCCAGTCGCCTTACGGGAGCACCAAGCAAATGGGAGAACAACTGCTCACTAAATTTTCGAGGGAGAATCCCGAATTTTCATCTATCGCCCTGCGCTATTTTAACCCGGTGGGCGCGCATGTTTCAGGATTGATTGGAGAAGTTCCCTTCGGAAAGCCCGATAACATTGTTCCGTCCATTATGCAAAAAGCCATTGGCTTGAGCAAGGAGTTCAGCATTTTCGGAGATGATTACAACACGCGCGATGGCACCTGCATACGCGATTACGTTCATGTGAGCGACATTGCGCACGCGCACGTGCTCGCGCTGAACTATCTTTTTGAGAAAAGAAACAAAAGCAACTATGAAATTTTTAATCTCGGAACAGGAAAAGGAGTTACCGTGCTTGAAGCGCTGAAAGCATTTAACAGAGTGAGCGGAAAAAAACTGAGATACGATATTGCCCCGCGAAGAAAAGGAGATGTGGAAGCCATTTATTCCGATTCTTCCAAAGCAGAAAAACTTCTGGGCTGGAAACCGCAATACAACATTGAGCAGATGATGGAAAGCGCGTGGAAGTGGCAATTGAATCAGTCGGCAATCAACAGTCGGCAGTCAACAACATAA